Proteins encoded in a region of the Paucibacter sediminis genome:
- a CDS encoding Lrp/AsnC family transcriptional regulator — protein MTIPSLDDTDRQLLALLRDDARMPVVTLAKKLRLARATVQNRLARLEREGTIVGYTVKLKPGAEAHRIPAIMCIAVEGNQAAEVRRALAGHPNVVALHSTNGRWDLVAELRADSLEAFEKVLGAIRQTAGIANTETSILLATYKL, from the coding sequence ATGACCATTCCCAGCCTGGACGACACCGACCGCCAACTGCTGGCCCTGCTGCGCGACGACGCCCGCATGCCGGTCGTGACGCTGGCCAAGAAGCTGCGCCTGGCGCGCGCCACGGTGCAGAACCGGCTGGCGCGGCTGGAGCGCGAGGGCACCATCGTCGGCTACACGGTGAAGCTCAAGCCGGGCGCCGAGGCGCACCGCATCCCGGCCATCATGTGCATCGCGGTGGAGGGCAACCAGGCCGCCGAGGTGCGGCGCGCGCTCGCCGGCCATCCCAATGTGGTGGCCCTGCACAGCACCAACGGGCGCTGGGACCTGGTGGCCGAATTGCGCGCCGACAGCCTCGAGGCCTTCGAGAAGGTGCTGGGCGCGATCCGCCAGACCGCCGGCATTGCCAATACCGAGACCAGCATCCTGCTGGCCACCTACAAGCTCTGA
- the ctlX gene encoding citrulline utilization hydrolase CtlX: protein MIARLRSAQAPSAVLMVRPQHFAPNPQTAADNQFQRPATQPPGPLAAAAYAEVTRAAGQLREAGVRVHLFEDDGARDTPDAVFPNNWFSTHAGGHVAIHPMYSPNRRRERRSDVIELLKRDYRVQDVIDYTGLEADGLYLEGTGAMVLDHLARVAYVARSQRADPVALERFCTHFNYEPMAFDAHDAEGRPIYHTNVLMCVASEFALVGFELFADAGRAAQVRARLEESGRTVLALSAAQIGEFAGNAIELSDQAGERLLALSARAHACLSAAQRAVIERSARLLPLAVPTIELAGGSVRCMLAGIHLAAR from the coding sequence ATGATTGCTCGTCTTCGCTCCGCCCAAGCCCCCAGCGCCGTGCTGATGGTGCGCCCCCAGCACTTCGCACCCAACCCGCAGACCGCCGCCGACAACCAGTTCCAGCGCCCGGCCACGCAGCCGCCGGGGCCGTTGGCGGCGGCGGCCTACGCCGAGGTGACGCGGGCCGCCGGGCAGCTGCGCGAGGCCGGTGTGCGCGTGCATCTGTTCGAGGACGACGGCGCGCGCGACACGCCCGATGCGGTGTTCCCCAACAACTGGTTCTCCACCCACGCCGGCGGCCATGTGGCCATCCACCCGATGTACTCGCCGAACCGGCGGCGCGAACGCCGCAGCGACGTGATCGAGCTGCTCAAGCGCGACTACCGCGTGCAGGACGTGATCGACTACACCGGCCTGGAGGCCGACGGCCTCTACCTGGAAGGCACCGGCGCGATGGTGCTGGACCATCTGGCGCGGGTGGCCTATGTGGCACGCTCGCAGCGCGCCGACCCGGTGGCACTGGAGCGCTTCTGCACCCATTTCAACTACGAGCCCATGGCGTTCGACGCGCACGATGCCGAGGGCAGGCCGATCTATCACACCAATGTGCTGATGTGCGTGGCCAGCGAGTTCGCCCTGGTGGGCTTCGAGCTGTTCGCGGACGCCGGGCGCGCGGCCCAGGTGCGCGCGCGCCTGGAGGAATCCGGCCGCACGGTGCTGGCGCTGAGCGCCGCGCAGATCGGCGAGTTCGCCGGCAACGCGATCGAGCTGTCGGACCAGGCCGGCGAGCGCCTGCTGGCCCTCTCGGCGCGCGCCCATGCCTGCCTGAGCGCCGCGCAGCGCGCCGTCATCGAGCGCTCGGCCCGCCTGCTGCCGCTGGCCGTGCCCACCATCGAGCTGGCCGGCGGCTCGGTGCGCTGCATGCTGGCGGGCATCCACCTGGCCGCGCGCTGA
- a CDS encoding histone deacetylase family protein, which produces MLIFHNPVHHAHSGRQEMYRGRLVDCHETPARLDYVLVELMRRGLGQLRLPGAPDMGLLLRIHDPDYLGFLATVWAEWLALDPAHAALDVLPSVWPGAGLRRDVRPRNLSAQLGRYAFDAGSPITAGTWEAALAGAACAIDAARALASGARRASMALTRPPGHHAGSDFYGGYCFLNNAALAAQALREAGATRVAVLDVDYHHGNGTQQIFYERADVLTVSIHGDPSTEYPFYLGYADEAGAGAGLGCNLNLPLPAGSGVEPWLAALQTALARIRTFGAEALVLALGVDSFEGDPISRFTLQSEDFLRIGQHVAALGLPTVLVMEGGYAVAELGINVANVLEGFTA; this is translated from the coding sequence ATGCTGATCTTCCACAACCCCGTGCACCACGCCCACAGCGGCCGCCAGGAGATGTACCGCGGCCGGCTGGTGGACTGCCACGAAACCCCGGCGCGGCTGGACTATGTGCTGGTGGAGCTGATGCGCCGCGGCCTCGGCCAGCTGCGCCTGCCCGGCGCGCCCGACATGGGCCTGCTGCTGCGCATCCACGATCCCGACTACCTGGGCTTTCTCGCCACCGTCTGGGCCGAATGGCTGGCGCTGGACCCGGCCCATGCGGCGCTGGATGTGCTGCCCTCGGTCTGGCCCGGCGCCGGGCTGCGCCGCGACGTCAGGCCGCGCAATCTGTCCGCCCAGCTGGGTCGTTATGCCTTTGACGCCGGCAGCCCCATCACCGCCGGCACCTGGGAGGCCGCGCTGGCCGGCGCCGCCTGCGCCATCGATGCGGCGCGTGCGCTCGCCAGCGGCGCGCGGCGCGCCAGCATGGCGCTGACGCGCCCGCCCGGCCATCATGCCGGCAGCGATTTCTATGGCGGCTACTGCTTCCTCAACAACGCCGCCCTGGCGGCCCAGGCGCTGCGCGAGGCCGGCGCCACGCGCGTGGCGGTGCTGGACGTGGACTACCACCACGGCAATGGCACGCAGCAGATCTTCTACGAGCGCGCCGATGTTCTGACCGTCTCGATCCACGGCGACCCCAGCACCGAATACCCCTTCTACCTGGGCTATGCGGACGAGGCCGGTGCGGGCGCCGGGCTGGGCTGCAATCTGAACCTGCCCCTGCCCGCCGGCAGCGGCGTCGAGCCCTGGCTGGCCGCGCTGCAGACGGCGCTGGCGCGCATCCGCACCTTCGGCGCCGAGGCGCTGGTGCTGGCCCTGGGGGTGGACAGCTTCGAGGGCGATCCGATCTCGCGCTTCACGCTGCAAAGCGAGGATTTCCTGCGCATCGGCCAGCACGTCGCCGCCCTGGGGCTGCCGACGGTGCTGGTGATGGAGGGCGGCTATGCGGTGGCCGAGCTGGGCATCAATGTGGCCAATGTGCTGGAGGGCTTCACGGCCTAG
- a CDS encoding AMP-binding protein yields MASIPADSLALQRLYHWERTAADRVILTQPLGATGGGELQTFTWAQVADQVRRMAAHLQAQGWEPGSRVAILSKNCAWWLMSDLAIWMAGYVSVPLYPTLAPDTIRQILTHSEAKACFIGKLDGWAGMKPGVPAGLPCISYKLSPDDAKNAYEGWDAICARTQPLGGEPLRGADELATLIYTSGTTGAPKGVMHSFANFAWALTAAIGRVPMGADDRLLSYLPLAHVVERVLVEHGWLRAGFSVYFADSLDTFAADLQRCRPTIFFSVPRLWVKFQQGVLHKMPQAKLDKLLRLPLIGGLVRRKIMKALGLDQCRVAAGGAAPMPVALLDWYRRLGLAVNEGYGMTENLAISHITIPGKNQTGTVGPAYDGVQTRIDPVSGELQMKSPAVMQGYFKEPELTRDAFTEDGWLRTGDKAALDASGCLRITGRVKDLFKTSKGKYVAPAPIEDKLMLHSAVEACVVTGANMGQPVGIVMLSADGIVASQDPAQREQLSAELNAHLKSINAHLDPHEQMDCLVAVKTPWTVDNGFITPTFKVKRNRVEEIYGPQLEGWVEQRKKVVFGD; encoded by the coding sequence ATGGCCAGCATTCCCGCCGACAGCCTCGCCCTGCAACGCCTGTACCACTGGGAGCGCACGGCCGCCGACCGCGTGATACTGACGCAGCCTCTTGGTGCGACTGGTGGCGGTGAGCTCCAGACCTTCACCTGGGCCCAGGTGGCCGACCAGGTGCGCCGCATGGCCGCGCATCTGCAGGCCCAGGGCTGGGAGCCCGGCTCGCGCGTGGCCATCCTCTCCAAGAACTGCGCCTGGTGGCTGATGAGTGACCTGGCGATCTGGATGGCCGGCTATGTCTCGGTGCCGCTCTATCCGACGTTGGCGCCGGACACGATCCGCCAGATCCTCACCCACAGCGAGGCCAAGGCCTGCTTCATCGGCAAGCTCGATGGCTGGGCCGGCATGAAGCCCGGCGTGCCGGCCGGCCTGCCCTGCATCAGCTACAAGCTCTCGCCGGACGACGCGAAGAACGCCTACGAAGGCTGGGACGCGATCTGCGCGCGCACGCAACCGCTGGGCGGCGAGCCGCTGCGCGGCGCCGACGAGCTGGCCACGCTGATCTACACCTCGGGCACCACCGGCGCGCCCAAGGGCGTGATGCACAGCTTTGCCAACTTCGCCTGGGCACTCACCGCCGCGATCGGCCGCGTGCCCATGGGCGCCGACGACCGCCTGCTCTCCTACCTGCCGCTGGCCCATGTGGTGGAGCGCGTGCTGGTCGAGCATGGCTGGCTGCGCGCCGGCTTCAGCGTCTACTTCGCCGACTCGCTGGACACCTTTGCCGCCGATCTGCAGCGCTGCCGCCCCACCATCTTCTTCTCGGTGCCGCGCCTGTGGGTCAAGTTCCAGCAGGGCGTGCTGCACAAGATGCCGCAGGCGAAGCTCGACAAGCTCCTGCGCCTGCCGCTGATCGGTGGCCTGGTGCGGCGCAAGATCATGAAGGCGCTGGGCCTGGACCAATGCCGGGTGGCCGCCGGCGGCGCCGCGCCCATGCCGGTGGCGCTGCTGGACTGGTACCGCCGCCTCGGCCTGGCCGTCAACGAGGGCTATGGCATGACCGAGAACCTGGCGATCTCGCACATCACCATTCCCGGCAAGAACCAGACCGGCACCGTGGGGCCGGCCTATGACGGCGTGCAGACGCGCATCGACCCGGTCAGCGGCGAGCTGCAGATGAAGAGCCCGGCGGTGATGCAGGGCTACTTCAAGGAACCCGAGCTGACCCGCGATGCCTTCACCGAGGATGGCTGGCTGCGCACCGGCGACAAGGCCGCGTTGGACGCGAGCGGCTGCCTGCGCATCACCGGCCGCGTGAAGGACCTGTTCAAGACCAGCAAGGGCAAGTACGTCGCGCCCGCGCCGATCGAGGACAAGCTGATGCTGCACAGCGCGGTGGAGGCCTGCGTGGTGACCGGCGCCAATATGGGCCAGCCGGTGGGCATCGTGATGCTCTCGGCCGACGGCATCGTGGCCAGCCAGGATCCGGCGCAGCGCGAGCAGCTCAGCGCCGAGCTCAACGCGCACCTGAAGTCCATCAATGCCCACCTCGACCCACATGAGCAGATGGATTGCCTGGTGGCGGTGAAGACTCCCTGGACGGTGGACAACGGCTTCATCACCCCGACCTTCAAGGTCAAGCGCAACCGCGTGGAAGAGATCTACGGCCCGCAACTGGAGGGTTGGGTGGAGCAGCGCAAGAAGGTGGTGTTCGGCGACTAG
- a CDS encoding tryptophan--tRNA ligase, whose product MTQRVLTGITTTGTLHLGNFVGAVRPAIAASREPGVESFFFMADYHALIKCDEPDRIEASRLQIAATWLAAGLDTSRVVFYRQSDIPEIPELTWLLTCVTSKGQMNRAHAYKGAVDANVAAGEDPDAGITMGLYSYPILMAADILMFNAHRVPVGKDQVQHIEMARDVAQRFNHLFGRGQDFFVLPEANVEADMALLPGLDGRKMSKSYDNVIPLFEGGAKAMREAVARIVTDSRLPGEPKDADNSHLVTIYDAFATPAQRAAFRAELRAGLGWGEAKQRLVDLIEAEIGPMRERYEALMAHPERIEAILQEGAAKARALAAPLLAQLREAVGLRRFQPLKAAAAPAAKSKPALPVFKQYREADGKFYFKLASAEGQVLLQSQGFEQGREAGQWVARLKREGAAALAEAPVQRGEGVPAEQVAEALAALLAAEQA is encoded by the coding sequence ATGACCCAGCGCGTCCTGACCGGCATCACCACCACCGGCACCCTCCATCTCGGCAACTTCGTCGGCGCGGTGCGCCCGGCCATCGCGGCCAGCCGCGAGCCCGGCGTGGAGAGCTTCTTCTTCATGGCGGACTACCACGCCCTCATCAAGTGCGACGAGCCGGACCGCATCGAGGCCTCGCGCCTGCAGATCGCCGCCACCTGGCTGGCGGCCGGCCTGGACACCTCGCGCGTGGTGTTCTACCGCCAGAGCGACATTCCCGAGATCCCCGAGTTGACCTGGCTGCTGACCTGCGTCACCTCCAAGGGCCAGATGAACCGTGCCCATGCCTACAAGGGTGCGGTGGACGCCAATGTGGCGGCCGGCGAGGACCCGGACGCCGGCATCACCATGGGCCTGTACAGCTACCCGATCCTGATGGCGGCCGACATCCTGATGTTCAACGCGCACCGCGTGCCGGTGGGCAAGGACCAGGTCCAGCACATCGAGATGGCGCGCGACGTCGCGCAGCGCTTCAACCACCTGTTCGGCCGCGGCCAGGATTTCTTCGTGCTGCCCGAGGCGAATGTGGAGGCCGACATGGCCCTGCTGCCCGGCCTCGACGGCCGCAAGATGAGCAAGAGCTACGACAACGTGATCCCGCTCTTCGAGGGTGGCGCCAAGGCCATGCGCGAGGCGGTGGCGCGCATCGTCACCGACTCCCGCCTGCCCGGCGAGCCCAAGGATGCCGACAACTCGCACCTCGTCACCATCTATGACGCCTTTGCCACGCCGGCGCAGCGCGCCGCCTTCCGCGCCGAGCTGCGCGCCGGCCTGGGCTGGGGCGAGGCCAAGCAGCGTCTGGTGGACCTGATCGAGGCCGAGATCGGCCCGATGCGCGAGCGCTACGAGGCGCTGATGGCGCATCCCGAGCGCATCGAGGCGATCCTGCAGGAGGGCGCCGCCAAGGCGCGCGCGCTCGCCGCGCCGCTGCTGGCCCAGCTGCGCGAGGCCGTCGGCCTGCGCCGCTTCCAGCCGCTCAAGGCGGCCGCCGCGCCCGCCGCCAAGTCCAAGCCGGCCTTGCCGGTGTTCAAGCAATACCGCGAGGCGGACGGCAAGTTCTACTTCAAGCTCGCCAGCGCCGAGGGCCAGGTCTTGCTGCAAAGCCAGGGCTTCGAGCAGGGCCGCGAGGCCGGCCAATGGGTGGCGCGCCTGAAGCGCGAGGGCGCCGCGGCGCTGGCCGAGGCGCCGGTGCAGCGCGGCGAGGGCGTGCCGGCCGAGCAGGTGGCCGAGGCCCTGGCGGCCCTGCTGGCGGCCGAGCAGGCCTAG
- a CDS encoding putative bifunctional diguanylate cyclase/phosphodiesterase: MDSLILISSCLDVLMGAAMLVLWRIDRRYVYVRLWGWSAVLLGTGLALGVALVPVEMQGPRADIQALAASLAVTSSLYLLMAGAHAYRGLPWPHRRWAAALGLAMLLIAGLSRVQLSHAVIAAAIVLAVGNWLCAGWIGLGAGGSGERVVGLILLASGTVHAIGPLLDPLSRSPITHALGLLVQTLLCLGLILLSVARAHREVREQADRFSRLAEHSLQGLAVLRGGRLLYANRAALAIFGYAELGQAQRADLHRELVPPDLQPAAEQRHAQVMARADARVEWEGPRLSHDGRSLYVRGLSSQIEWDGAPAELQALIDDTARQHAIQALRRQALHDELTGLPNRNFAVEQLQRLTARSDPFALISADVDRFQLINETLGHELGDELLRALGERLCRELPAQAMLARLGEDQFIVLLEGMADAAGAQREVERMLALLEQPFSVGGQVLFVHLSAGVALYPQDGRDAPSLLRAADSAMHRAKALPGNSYVFFDKGMNRAARARLQAEQALAQAIQAGEILLEYQPKFRAGTRRLCGFEALARWQRPDGTRVSPAEFVPAAERTGQIKGLGELILQTAVAQLRDWHARYAAVPTVAVNVSPLQFEDADFAQQVLRMLDQAGLPHAAIEIEITETAAIGHLGHVLPQLERLKRAGVLCSLDDFGTGQSSLTMLRKLPISTMKLDRSMVEPLPRADAAAVLRATCALGHSLGLEIVAEGVETEDQAQALEALGCTQLQGFHLGRPLSAAAAGELLAQARS; encoded by the coding sequence ATGGACAGCCTGATACTGATCAGCTCCTGCCTGGACGTGCTGATGGGCGCGGCCATGCTGGTGCTCTGGCGGATCGACCGGCGCTACGTCTATGTGCGCCTGTGGGGCTGGAGTGCCGTACTGCTGGGCACCGGCCTGGCGCTGGGCGTCGCCCTGGTGCCCGTCGAGATGCAGGGGCCGCGTGCCGACATCCAGGCCCTGGCCGCATCGCTGGCGGTGACGAGTTCGCTTTATCTGCTGATGGCCGGCGCGCACGCCTACCGAGGCCTGCCCTGGCCACACCGACGCTGGGCCGCGGCGCTGGGCCTGGCGATGCTGCTGATCGCCGGCCTGTCGCGCGTGCAACTGAGCCATGCGGTGATCGCCGCCGCCATCGTGCTCGCCGTGGGCAACTGGCTTTGCGCGGGCTGGATCGGCCTCGGGGCCGGCGGCAGCGGCGAGCGCGTGGTGGGCCTGATCCTGCTGGCCTCCGGCACCGTGCACGCGATCGGCCCGCTGCTGGATCCGCTCAGCCGCTCGCCCATCACCCATGCGCTGGGCCTGCTGGTGCAGACGCTGCTGTGCCTGGGCCTGATCCTGCTCTCGGTGGCGCGCGCGCACCGCGAGGTGCGCGAACAGGCCGACCGCTTCAGCCGCCTGGCCGAGCATTCGCTGCAGGGCCTGGCGGTGCTGCGCGGCGGTCGGCTGCTCTATGCCAACCGCGCCGCGCTGGCGATCTTCGGCTATGCCGAGCTGGGCCAGGCGCAGCGCGCCGATCTGCATCGCGAGCTGGTGCCTCCCGATCTGCAGCCGGCGGCCGAGCAGCGCCATGCCCAGGTGATGGCGCGCGCCGATGCGCGCGTCGAGTGGGAGGGACCGCGGCTCTCGCACGACGGCCGCTCGCTCTATGTGCGCGGCCTGTCCAGCCAGATCGAATGGGACGGCGCGCCGGCCGAGCTGCAGGCCCTGATCGACGACACCGCGCGCCAGCACGCCATCCAGGCGCTGCGCCGCCAGGCCCTGCACGACGAGCTCACCGGCCTGCCGAACCGCAATTTCGCCGTCGAGCAGCTGCAGCGCCTGACCGCCCGCAGCGATCCCTTCGCCCTCATCTCGGCCGATGTGGACCGCTTCCAGCTCATCAACGAGACCCTCGGCCACGAGTTGGGCGACGAGCTGCTGCGCGCGCTGGGCGAGCGCCTGTGCCGCGAGCTGCCGGCCCAGGCCATGCTGGCGCGCCTGGGCGAGGACCAGTTCATCGTGCTGCTGGAGGGCATGGCCGACGCCGCCGGCGCGCAGCGCGAGGTGGAGCGCATGCTGGCGCTGCTGGAGCAGCCCTTCAGCGTCGGGGGTCAGGTCTTGTTCGTGCACCTCTCGGCCGGCGTGGCGCTCTACCCGCAGGATGGCCGCGACGCCCCCAGCCTGCTGCGCGCCGCCGATTCGGCCATGCACCGCGCCAAGGCCCTGCCGGGCAATTCCTATGTGTTCTTCGACAAGGGCATGAACCGCGCCGCGCGCGCGCGCCTGCAGGCCGAGCAGGCGCTGGCTCAGGCCATCCAGGCCGGCGAGATCCTGCTGGAGTACCAGCCCAAGTTCCGCGCCGGCACGCGCCGGCTGTGCGGCTTCGAGGCGCTGGCGCGCTGGCAGCGGCCCGACGGCACGCGCGTCAGCCCGGCCGAGTTCGTGCCCGCGGCCGAGCGCACCGGCCAGATCAAGGGCCTGGGCGAGCTGATCCTGCAAACCGCCGTCGCCCAGCTGCGCGACTGGCATGCCCGCTATGCGGCCGTGCCCACGGTGGCGGTGAACGTCTCGCCGCTGCAGTTCGAGGACGCTGACTTCGCGCAACAGGTGCTGCGCATGCTGGACCAGGCCGGCCTGCCGCACGCGGCGATCGAGATCGAGATCACCGAGACCGCCGCGATCGGCCACCTGGGCCATGTGCTGCCGCAGCTGGAGCGGCTCAAGCGCGCCGGCGTGCTGTGCTCGCTGGACGACTTCGGCACCGGCCAGTCCTCGCTGACGATGTTGCGCAAGCTGCCCATCAGCACCATGAAGCTGGACCGCAGCATGGTGGAGCCGCTGCCGCGCGCCGACGCCGCGGCGGTGCTGCGCGCCACCTGCGCGCTGGGCCATTCGCTGGGGCTGGAGATCGTCGCCGAAGGGGTGGAGACGGAAGACCAGGCGCAGGCCCTGGAGGCGCTGGGCTGCACCCAGCTGCAGGGCTTCCACCTCGGCCGGCCGCTCAGCGCGGCGGCGGCTGGCGAGCTGCTGGCTCAGGCGCGCAGCTGA
- a CDS encoding PhzF family phenazine biosynthesis protein, which translates to MRSDQVQHWAAFSDGEQGGNPAGVLLGATLPPAAEMQALAASLGYSETVFAAPLGDGDWRVRYFSPAAEVPFCGHATVALGAALAQAHGAARYELQLNHARISVEGQRAGALTAAALQSPPSRSAPAAPALLAEALALFGLTAHELDARLPPALAHAGNDHLLLMLRGRARLAAMHYELEAGRRLMQAHGLTTILLGWAETPRLFHTRNAFAIGGVLEDPATGAASAALGGYLRDIGWPHEGSIEIVQGEDMGMRSRLRVEIGGEAGASLRVSGTARQLRA; encoded by the coding sequence ATGCGATCGGATCAGGTGCAACACTGGGCTGCGTTTTCAGACGGCGAGCAGGGCGGCAATCCGGCCGGCGTGCTGCTGGGCGCGACGCTGCCGCCCGCAGCCGAGATGCAGGCGCTGGCGGCCTCGCTGGGCTATTCGGAAACCGTCTTCGCCGCGCCCCTGGGCGATGGCGATTGGCGGGTGCGCTATTTCTCGCCCGCGGCGGAGGTGCCTTTCTGCGGCCACGCCACCGTCGCGCTGGGTGCGGCGCTGGCGCAGGCGCATGGCGCGGCGCGCTACGAGTTGCAGCTCAACCATGCCCGCATCAGCGTCGAAGGCCAGCGGGCCGGCGCGCTCACGGCGGCCGCCCTGCAGTCGCCGCCCTCGCGCAGCGCGCCCGCCGCACCGGCGCTGCTGGCCGAGGCGCTGGCCTTGTTCGGCCTGACCGCGCACGAGCTGGACGCGCGCCTGCCGCCGGCGCTGGCCCATGCCGGCAACGACCATCTGCTGCTGATGCTGCGCGGGCGCGCGCGCCTGGCGGCCATGCATTACGAGCTGGAGGCGGGGCGGCGCCTGATGCAGGCGCACGGCCTCACCACCATCCTGCTGGGTTGGGCCGAGACACCGCGCCTGTTCCACACGCGCAATGCCTTCGCCATCGGCGGCGTGCTGGAAGACCCGGCCACCGGCGCCGCCAGCGCCGCCCTGGGCGGCTATTTGCGCGACATCGGCTGGCCGCACGAGGGCAGCATCGAGATCGTGCAGGGCGAGGACATGGGCATGCGCTCGCGCCTGCGGGTGGAGATCGGCGGGGAAGCGGGCGCCTCGCTGCGCGTCTCGGGCACGGCGCGTCAGCTGCGCGCCTGA
- a CDS encoding 6,7-dimethyl-8-ribityllumazine synthase, which translates to MNQYSSSLTSPGTPRIAVVSAGWHRDIVGQARQALRAELQAQGHPPDHVDEFEVPGAFEIPLHAQRLARSGRYRAIIACGLVVDGGIYRHEFVAGAVIDGLMRVQLDCDVPVFSAVLTPHHFHEHEEHQRYFAAHFVKKGQEVAQACLQTLRALQALQPLGA; encoded by the coding sequence ATGAATCAGTATTCTTCTTCTCTCACATCCCCCGGCACGCCGCGCATCGCCGTCGTCAGCGCCGGCTGGCACCGCGACATCGTCGGCCAGGCGCGCCAGGCGCTCAGGGCCGAGCTGCAGGCCCAGGGCCATCCGCCCGATCACGTCGACGAATTCGAGGTGCCCGGCGCCTTCGAGATTCCCCTGCATGCGCAGCGCCTGGCACGCTCGGGCCGCTACCGGGCCATCATCGCCTGCGGCCTGGTGGTCGATGGCGGCATCTACCGCCATGAGTTCGTGGCCGGCGCCGTCATCGACGGCCTGATGCGCGTGCAGCTGGACTGCGATGTGCCGGTGTTCTCCGCGGTGCTGACCCCGCACCACTTCCACGAGCACGAGGAACACCAGCGCTACTTCGCCGCGCACTTCGTGAAGAAGGGTCAGGAGGTGGCGCAGGCCTGCCTGCAGACGCTGCGCGCGCTGCAGGCCCTGCAGCCGCTCGGCGCCTGA
- the asd gene encoding archaetidylserine decarboxylase (Phosphatidylserine decarboxylase is synthesized as a single chain precursor. Generation of the pyruvoyl active site from a Ser is coupled to cleavage of a Gly-Ser bond between the larger (beta) and smaller (alpha chains). It is an integral membrane protein.), with the protein MTLATRLAVVPQYLLPKQALTRLAGAFARARLGGLTTWAIRRFVARYQVNMAEADRSRPESYESFNEFFTRPLKLGARPIAQAELVCPVDGAISQFGAIQGEQIFQAKGHQFTTTALVGGDARLAAQFQDGVFANLYLSPRDYHRIHMPCAGRLTRMIHVPGELFSVNPTTAAGVPGLFARNERVVCVFESTKGPFVLVLVGATIVGSMATTWHGVVNPPRPGHLREWFYEDQRIDLAQGEEMGRFLLGSTVVMLFPKGPLAFNPAWRPGGAVRLGEVMATAG; encoded by the coding sequence ATGACGCTCGCCACCCGCCTCGCCGTTGTGCCCCAGTATTTGCTGCCCAAGCAGGCCCTGACGCGCCTGGCGGGGGCGTTTGCACGTGCCCGGCTGGGCGGCCTCACCACCTGGGCGATCCGCCGCTTCGTGGCGCGCTACCAGGTGAATATGGCCGAGGCCGACCGCAGCAGGCCCGAGAGCTACGAGAGCTTCAACGAATTCTTCACGCGCCCGCTCAAGCTGGGTGCGCGGCCCATCGCCCAGGCCGAGCTGGTGTGCCCGGTGGACGGCGCGATCAGCCAGTTCGGCGCCATCCAGGGCGAACAGATCTTCCAGGCCAAGGGCCACCAGTTCACGACCACCGCCCTGGTGGGGGGCGATGCCCGGCTGGCCGCGCAGTTCCAGGACGGGGTGTTCGCCAACCTCTACCTGAGCCCGCGCGACTACCACCGCATCCACATGCCCTGCGCCGGCCGGCTCACGCGCATGATCCATGTGCCGGGCGAGCTGTTCTCGGTGAACCCGACCACCGCCGCCGGCGTGCCGGGGCTGTTCGCCCGCAACGAGCGCGTGGTGTGCGTGTTCGAGAGCACCAAGGGCCCCTTCGTGCTGGTGCTGGTGGGCGCCACCATCGTCGGCTCGATGGCCACCACTTGGCATGGCGTGGTGAACCCGCCGCGCCCCGGCCATCTGCGCGAATGGTTCTATGAGGACCAGCGCATCGACCTCGCCCAGGGCGAGGAGATGGGCCGCTTCCTGCTCGGCTCCACCGTGGTGATGCTGTTCCCCAAGGGGCCGCTCGCCTTCAACCCGGCCTGGCGGCCGGGCGGCGCGGTGCGCCTGGGCGAGGTGATGGCAACGGCGGGCTAA